A region from the Rufibacter sp. DG15C genome encodes:
- a CDS encoding bifunctional alpha,alpha-trehalose-phosphate synthase (UDP-forming)/trehalose-phosphatase has translation MSKTIIISNRLPIKVQRKEEGLAYETSEGGLATGLGSIYKEGDNVWIGWPGLFFEDEAEEQEVTQSLKSQSMYPVFLTESEIKEFYEGFSNETLWPSFHYFSQYTVYDDVYWEAYQNVNRKFCQAVMEVAAPGDTIWVHDYQLLLLPAYIREAFPESSIGFFQHIPFPSFEVFRMLPWREKLLKGMLGADLIGFHTYDDVRHFLSSVSRIIGMNTTQGLIDNGYRQIMVDAFPMGIDYEKYAQLAASEEMKEKLIPYNEALSGQKVILSIDRLDYSKGIPARLQAFELLLQEYPEFREKVTLFMLVVPSRDQVEKYKQLKETIDELVGRINSSYRTISWNPIQYFYRSFPIEELSALYTVADIALITPMRDGMNLVCKEFVASKLDQKGVLILSEMAGAAKELSDALIINPNDLGQMVQAMREAMTMPEADQQTRMQHMQEILKRYDIHQWVSIFMNRLEYIKIKQLTLATEYLSKEERQALLQSYQKAQQRILFLDYDGTLTGFVQNPKHAFPDEELLRVLDHLTQEPKNRVVVISGRDRHTLEEWLGHLPVDIIAEHGVWMRQQTHDWHMMHHITNDWKTEVRPIMEMHVSRTPGSFIEEKDYSLVWHYRKVDSSLGELRARELSNHLQFMAANINLQVMEGDKVLEVKNVEVNKGLATLRWLELHPHDFLLAIGDDRTDEDMFKIMPDDAYTIKVGSQRSLAKYNLDNHQEVRKLLQDLCEEK, from the coding sequence ATGTCTAAAACCATCATCATCTCCAATAGATTGCCCATTAAAGTACAGCGTAAGGAAGAGGGGTTGGCCTATGAGACAAGTGAAGGAGGATTGGCCACAGGCTTAGGCTCTATCTATAAAGAAGGCGACAACGTCTGGATTGGCTGGCCCGGTCTTTTCTTTGAGGACGAAGCCGAAGAACAGGAAGTCACTCAATCGCTCAAGTCCCAGAGCATGTACCCGGTGTTCCTCACCGAGAGCGAGATCAAAGAGTTCTACGAAGGCTTCAGCAATGAAACGCTGTGGCCTTCCTTCCACTACTTCAGTCAATACACGGTCTATGACGACGTTTACTGGGAGGCGTACCAAAACGTAAACCGGAAGTTCTGCCAAGCCGTCATGGAAGTGGCTGCACCCGGTGACACCATCTGGGTGCATGACTACCAGTTGCTCTTGCTGCCTGCCTACATCAGAGAGGCGTTTCCAGAGAGCAGCATCGGGTTTTTTCAGCACATTCCGTTTCCGTCTTTTGAGGTGTTCAGGATGCTGCCCTGGCGCGAAAAGCTTTTGAAAGGCATGCTGGGCGCCGATCTCATTGGCTTCCATACCTATGACGACGTCCGACATTTCCTGAGTTCGGTGAGCCGCATCATTGGCATGAACACCACGCAGGGCCTCATAGACAACGGCTACCGGCAGATCATGGTAGATGCATTCCCCATGGGCATTGACTATGAGAAATATGCCCAACTGGCTGCCTCAGAAGAGATGAAGGAGAAACTCATCCCCTACAATGAGGCCCTGAGCGGGCAGAAGGTCATCCTGTCCATTGACCGACTGGACTACTCCAAAGGAATACCAGCCCGATTGCAAGCCTTTGAGCTGCTTTTGCAGGAGTACCCGGAGTTCAGGGAGAAGGTGACCTTGTTTATGCTGGTGGTGCCGTCCCGGGATCAGGTAGAAAAATACAAGCAACTCAAAGAAACCATTGATGAGTTGGTGGGCCGCATCAACAGCTCGTACCGCACTATTTCCTGGAACCCCATCCAGTACTTTTACCGCTCGTTTCCCATTGAGGAGTTGTCGGCGCTTTATACCGTGGCAGACATTGCCCTCATCACTCCCATGCGCGACGGCATGAACCTGGTCTGCAAAGAGTTTGTGGCCAGTAAACTGGATCAAAAAGGCGTCCTGATTCTGAGTGAGATGGCCGGCGCCGCCAAAGAACTGTCAGACGCGCTCATCATCAACCCCAATGATCTTGGCCAGATGGTGCAGGCCATGCGCGAGGCCATGACCATGCCCGAGGCCGACCAGCAAACCCGCATGCAGCACATGCAGGAGATCCTCAAGCGCTATGACATCCACCAGTGGGTGAGCATTTTCATGAACCGTCTGGAGTACATCAAAATCAAGCAGCTGACCCTGGCCACCGAGTACCTGTCAAAAGAAGAGCGCCAGGCCTTGCTGCAAAGCTACCAGAAGGCCCAGCAGCGTATCCTGTTCCTGGACTATGACGGCACGCTCACGGGCTTCGTGCAGAACCCCAAGCATGCGTTCCCAGACGAGGAGTTGCTACGTGTGTTGGACCACTTAACCCAAGAACCTAAAAACCGCGTGGTGGTCATCAGCGGCCGCGACCGCCATACCTTAGAAGAGTGGTTAGGCCATCTGCCCGTAGACATCATTGCGGAGCACGGCGTCTGGATGCGCCAGCAAACCCATGACTGGCACATGATGCATCATATCACCAATGACTGGAAAACCGAGGTGCGGCCCATCATGGAAATGCACGTAAGCCGCACGCCCGGCTCGTTCATAGAGGAGAAGGACTACTCCCTGGTGTGGCATTACCGCAAGGTAGATTCCTCCTTAGGCGAACTGCGCGCCCGCGAACTCAGCAACCACCTTCAGTTCATGGCCGCCAACATCAACCTGCAAGTCATGGAAGGCGACAAGGTGCTGGAAGTGAAGAACGTAGAAGTGAACAAAGGCCTGGCCACCTTGCGCTGGCTAGAACTGCACCCCCATGATTTCCTGCTGGCCATTGGCGATGACCGCACCGACGAGGATATGTTCAAGATCATGCCCGACGACGCTTACACCATTAAAGTGGGTAGCCAACGCTCCCTGGCCAAGTACAACTTGGACAATCACCAAGAAGTGAGGAAGCTATTGCAGGATCTGTGCGAAGAAAAATAG
- a CDS encoding mechanosensitive ion channel family protein, with the protein MELLQQLRHFTLDHLSQFLQGLGVVVAALLAGLLLKWMIFKVLTAYQHWFPSSWVEGILLRQSKPLAYFLPLLVLSVALPLLPLAPDAFEVLRRIMEILLICAFAYFLIGWVNVVQYRVRKKHHIDKEDNIRERRLFTQLQFIRRMVIILIIFFAAAMILMSFPTVRKIGTGLLTSAGIAGVIIGFAAQRSLANLLAGFQIAFTQPIRIDDVLVVENEWGRVEEINLTYVVMRLWDQRRLVLPINYFIEKPFQNWTRTNAEILGTVFLYLDYTIPVEPLREELNKILKETPLWDGRVGLLQVTDSKERTLELRMLVSARDSGSAFDLRCFVREKLVDFVQKNYPECLPLTRTVVPGAAEGGVII; encoded by the coding sequence ATGGAACTACTACAACAACTCAGGCACTTCACCTTAGACCATCTTTCTCAGTTTTTACAGGGTTTGGGCGTGGTAGTGGCGGCATTGTTGGCGGGCCTCCTGCTTAAATGGATGATCTTCAAAGTCCTGACGGCCTATCAGCATTGGTTTCCTAGCAGTTGGGTAGAAGGCATCTTGTTAAGGCAGAGCAAACCCTTGGCTTATTTCCTTCCCTTGCTGGTGTTGTCTGTAGCGCTTCCGCTGCTTCCTTTGGCGCCAGATGCCTTTGAGGTACTGCGGCGCATCATGGAGATTCTGCTTATCTGCGCTTTTGCCTATTTTTTGATTGGCTGGGTGAACGTGGTGCAGTACAGGGTGCGCAAGAAACATCACATTGACAAGGAGGACAACATACGGGAACGGCGGCTCTTCACGCAGTTGCAGTTCATAAGAAGGATGGTCATTATTTTGATTATCTTCTTTGCGGCCGCCATGATTTTGATGAGTTTCCCGACGGTGCGCAAAATAGGCACGGGCTTACTCACTTCTGCGGGGATTGCCGGGGTCATCATTGGCTTTGCGGCCCAGCGGTCCCTGGCCAATCTGCTGGCTGGTTTCCAGATTGCCTTCACGCAGCCCATACGCATTGATGACGTGCTAGTGGTGGAGAACGAATGGGGCCGCGTGGAGGAGATTAACCTTACCTACGTGGTCATGCGCCTCTGGGACCAGCGCCGTCTGGTGTTGCCCATCAACTACTTTATTGAAAAGCCCTTCCAGAACTGGACCCGCACCAATGCTGAGATTCTGGGCACCGTGTTTCTTTATCTGGACTATACCATTCCGGTGGAGCCGCTCAGGGAAGAGCTCAACAAAATCTTGAAAGAGACGCCGCTCTGGGACGGGCGCGTGGGCCTGCTGCAAGTCACGGATTCCAAAGAGCGGACCCTGGAACTGCGCATGCTGGTGAGCGCCCGCGATTCTGGCTCAGCCTTTGACTTGCGTTGCTTTGTGCGGGAAAAACTGGTGGACTTTGTGCAGAAAAATTATCCAGAATGCCTGCCTCTTACTAGGACTGTGGTGCCAGGTGCGGCAGAGGGCGGTGTGATTATTTAG
- a CDS encoding TonB-dependent receptor produces the protein MQRLLTLLFLFTFTSSLLFGQSSTGRIEGRIQSQKGESLPGISVGLEGTTLGSTTDDEGKFLIKSIPAGNYTLVISGIGYESVKLPISLAAQQVLPVYMRLNTSDFTLAQVEITGSKAGNYLEREGTTATKMEAHLSTVPQSVQVLSRRAMDQLQVVRVEDAMRNVSGVSVETGFGGRTDVFQIRGFRTDQTSIFKNGFRNPARTYRESANIQQVEVMKGPASVLYGVSDPGGLINLTTKKPTASTFQSVQLTGNNFNLIRPSVDLGGTIGEAKAFKYRLNSLYERSESYRDFVKTKRYFVAPSVMYDFSPNTSLSVEAELLNHNQPSDRGIFAVKGKIADVPRSRSLGEPDNYSFYQNRLVQYNLTHRLNDAWSLRHAVNFNYGTETRKLVEQTTLVANSDRRINRRYQDQYTFDRYFATQNEVYGKFNTGADIAHRTVAGVEYSSFMLDLNVKRAAYDQLDIYNPEYSTKPKPVNSTATSQDYRDRTQNAGFYLQDFITIRQRLNVLLGGRYDIFDFRSEDYFGKDTTTQRNYSFNPRIGLLYEVYGPLSAYANYSTGFQTEIGRTLEGDTFEPLRTQQLEGGIKLGLFQDRLNLTTSYFRIKKSNVSAPDPRDVNFKVQVGEIISEGAEVDVTGEVLPGLNLIATYSFIDARVSSDGVTSKGTRFQNVSPHNFTFWTTYELQAGWLKGLGFGGGFTSVQSRPGDINDSFRLPGYTKVDATIFYRAKRFHVSVNGKNLTDEYYYDGAQSATGIMPGAPLTVIGTVGFNF, from the coding sequence ATGCAACGCTTACTTACCCTCCTGTTTCTTTTCACATTCACTTCTTCTCTCCTCTTTGGACAATCCTCCACGGGCCGCATTGAAGGGCGCATCCAATCCCAGAAAGGCGAATCTTTGCCCGGTATCAGCGTGGGTTTGGAAGGCACCACCTTGGGGAGTACCACCGACGATGAAGGCAAATTCCTCATCAAAAGCATTCCGGCCGGTAACTACACCTTAGTGATTTCAGGCATAGGCTACGAGTCTGTCAAGCTGCCCATCTCCCTTGCGGCTCAGCAGGTTCTGCCCGTGTATATGCGCTTGAACACTTCAGATTTTACTTTGGCGCAGGTAGAGATTACCGGCAGCAAAGCCGGCAATTACCTGGAGCGCGAAGGCACCACCGCTACCAAGATGGAAGCGCACCTGAGCACTGTTCCGCAGTCGGTGCAGGTGCTGTCAAGACGCGCCATGGACCAGTTGCAGGTGGTACGAGTGGAAGACGCCATGCGTAACGTGAGCGGGGTTTCTGTGGAGACCGGCTTTGGCGGACGCACAGATGTTTTCCAGATTAGAGGCTTTAGAACAGACCAGACCAGCATTTTCAAGAACGGTTTCAGAAACCCGGCCCGTACTTACCGCGAAAGCGCTAACATCCAGCAGGTGGAAGTAATGAAAGGCCCCGCCTCCGTCTTATATGGCGTGAGTGACCCCGGCGGTCTCATCAACCTCACCACCAAAAAACCAACAGCCTCCACGTTCCAGTCTGTTCAGTTGACCGGCAACAACTTCAATTTAATCAGACCAAGCGTGGACTTGGGCGGTACCATCGGCGAAGCCAAAGCCTTTAAATACCGTTTAAACAGCTTGTATGAGCGCAGTGAAAGCTACCGCGATTTTGTAAAGACCAAGCGCTACTTCGTGGCCCCATCGGTGATGTATGACTTCTCCCCTAACACGTCTTTAAGCGTAGAGGCCGAGCTCCTGAACCACAACCAACCATCTGACCGCGGAATCTTCGCCGTGAAAGGAAAGATTGCAGACGTTCCGCGTAGCCGAAGCCTGGGTGAGCCGGACAACTACTCATTCTACCAGAACCGTTTGGTGCAATACAATCTTACCCACCGCCTGAACGATGCCTGGAGCCTGCGCCACGCCGTGAACTTCAACTATGGCACCGAGACCCGCAAACTGGTAGAGCAGACAACGTTGGTGGCTAACTCTGACCGCCGCATCAACCGCCGCTACCAGGACCAGTATACCTTTGACCGCTACTTCGCGACGCAGAACGAAGTGTATGGCAAGTTCAATACCGGCGCAGACATTGCGCACCGTACCGTGGCTGGGGTGGAGTACAGTTCCTTTATGCTGGACCTGAACGTGAAACGGGCAGCCTATGACCAGCTGGATATTTACAACCCTGAGTACAGCACCAAGCCCAAACCGGTCAACAGCACGGCCACGTCTCAAGACTACCGGGACCGCACCCAGAACGCCGGTTTTTACCTACAGGATTTCATCACCATCCGTCAGCGTTTGAACGTGTTGCTGGGTGGACGCTATGACATCTTTGATTTCCGCAGCGAGGATTATTTTGGCAAAGACACCACCACGCAGCGCAACTACTCCTTTAACCCGCGCATAGGTTTGCTGTATGAAGTCTACGGTCCTTTGTCTGCCTACGCCAACTATTCCACCGGTTTCCAGACGGAAATTGGCCGTACCTTAGAGGGTGATACCTTTGAGCCCTTACGTACCCAGCAACTGGAAGGCGGTATCAAATTGGGCCTCTTTCAGGACAGATTGAACCTGACCACCAGCTACTTCAGAATCAAGAAAAGCAACGTCTCTGCCCCAGACCCGCGTGACGTGAACTTTAAAGTGCAAGTGGGCGAAATTATCAGTGAAGGCGCTGAGGTGGATGTGACCGGCGAGGTGCTTCCTGGCTTGAACCTGATTGCCACCTACAGCTTTATTGATGCCCGCGTGAGCAGTGACGGCGTGACCAGCAAAGGCACCCGTTTCCAGAATGTGAGCCCGCATAACTTCACCTTCTGGACTACTTATGAGTTGCAGGCTGGCTGGCTGAAAGGCCTGGGCTTTGGCGGAGGGTTTACCTCGGTGCAGTCCCGTCCGGGAGACATCAATGACTCGTTCAGGTTGCCGGGCTATACCAAGGTAGATGCGACTATTTTCTATCGCGCCAAACGTTTCCATGTGAGCGTGAACGGCAAGAACCTGACGGATGAGTACTACTATGACGGCGCGCAGTCGGCGACGGGTATTATGCCAGGCGCCCCGTTGACCGTGATTGGCACCGTAGGGTTTAACTTCTAA
- a CDS encoding PepSY domain-containing protein: MKLKKIFVFLHLWVGLLSGAVLSVVGITGSLYVFQPELTGIFYSKYYQTQNTGPVYPAEQVVQKAETQFQEPIATLNFPTRELENYQIKLQKKKEWLFYDIHTGEYLGEMKQRRGVFEGILELHRQLTMGETGSIITGTCALLMALVLLSTGLYLWFPRKKRLLKDGLQYKKGAGPKRRAYDLHNVTGFYVSIPLFIMAITGVNFAFPEETQTAINQITATTERMPAGKKLKSTYVANAEGLDVQQALQRMATYYPNHAKRSLVLPKDSVGTVLLTFVEDPTVGAGPEMRPMVYLDQYTGTELYHFNPETSPRGARILRNWFIPIHFGEVGGYVTRVLWFILGFLPAFLWVSGFVIWRNKKRKNRATTVKVG, encoded by the coding sequence ATGAAACTGAAGAAAATCTTTGTCTTTCTGCACCTCTGGGTGGGTTTACTAAGCGGAGCCGTTTTGTCTGTGGTGGGCATCACGGGCTCTCTGTATGTCTTCCAGCCAGAATTGACCGGGATTTTTTATTCAAAGTATTACCAGACCCAAAACACTGGTCCTGTTTATCCAGCAGAGCAAGTAGTACAGAAAGCCGAGACCCAGTTCCAAGAGCCCATTGCTACGCTCAACTTCCCTACCCGTGAGCTGGAGAACTACCAAATCAAGCTTCAGAAAAAGAAGGAATGGTTGTTTTATGATATTCATACCGGTGAGTATCTAGGCGAAATGAAACAGCGCCGGGGCGTGTTTGAAGGCATTCTGGAACTACACCGTCAATTGACTATGGGCGAAACCGGCTCTATCATCACTGGCACCTGTGCCTTGTTGATGGCCTTGGTCTTATTAAGCACGGGTCTGTATCTGTGGTTCCCTAGAAAGAAGCGCTTGTTAAAAGACGGGTTGCAGTACAAGAAAGGCGCAGGCCCTAAACGCCGGGCGTATGACCTGCACAACGTGACTGGTTTCTATGTATCCATTCCGTTATTCATCATGGCCATAACGGGCGTGAACTTCGCGTTCCCCGAAGAAACCCAAACCGCCATCAATCAAATTACCGCCACCACAGAGCGCATGCCCGCTGGTAAAAAACTAAAGTCTACCTATGTGGCTAACGCCGAAGGCCTAGACGTGCAACAGGCCCTGCAACGTATGGCAACCTATTACCCCAACCACGCCAAACGCAGTCTGGTCCTGCCCAAAGACAGCGTGGGTACCGTCCTGCTCACGTTTGTAGAAGACCCCACCGTGGGCGCTGGACCAGAGATGAGACCCATGGTGTACCTGGACCAATACACCGGCACAGAGCTTTACCACTTCAACCCAGAAACCAGCCCCCGCGGCGCCCGCATCTTGCGCAACTGGTTTATTCCTATCCACTTCGGGGAGGTAGGCGGGTATGTGACCCGAGTTCTGTGGTTTATCCTTGGCTTTCTACCGGCCTTCCTGTGGGTGTCTGGCTTTGTTATCTGGCGAAACAAGAAGCGTAAAAACAGGGCGACTACTGTTAAAGTTGGTTAA
- a CDS encoding RtcB family protein: MATVINNITVFGEEIIDQSAIEQIQRCVSEGDIGVLTADAHYGYAHPIGGAVAYKNKVSLSGVGFDIGCGNKAVKTNVLASDVNIARIMDEIVDQIGFGVGRPNPKRVDHPVLEHIQNADFKPQREMIKMASAQLGTVGSGNHFIDLFEDEKGFLWIGVHFGSRGFGHKTASGFIAMSQGLSFFDKAKEGPMDGPPILFDIHSELGQDYISAMGLAGEYAYAGRDVVVEKVLEILGAQSTELIHNHHNFAWFEKHQGEEYWVVRKGCTPAFPGQKGFIGANMHDNSVIIEGVESELSIRGLYSTVHGAGRVMSRRAAAGKTKWIRDRRGVKRKTIISPGLIDFDQVQMRMKARKIELRGAGADEAPEAYKKLEDVLQYQGNTIKVLHTLRPLGVAMASDEVFDPYKD; encoded by the coding sequence ATGGCTACGGTAATCAACAACATCACGGTCTTCGGGGAGGAAATCATAGACCAGAGCGCCATTGAACAGATACAGCGCTGTGTGAGCGAGGGAGACATTGGTGTGCTCACCGCCGATGCCCACTATGGCTACGCCCACCCCATAGGCGGGGCAGTGGCGTATAAAAACAAAGTGTCTCTATCTGGGGTGGGGTTTGACATTGGCTGTGGCAACAAGGCCGTCAAGACCAACGTGCTGGCCAGCGATGTGAACATTGCCCGCATCATGGATGAGATAGTAGACCAGATTGGCTTCGGAGTGGGTAGGCCCAATCCCAAGCGCGTGGACCATCCGGTGCTGGAGCACATCCAAAACGCCGACTTCAAACCCCAGCGCGAAATGATTAAAATGGCATCGGCACAATTAGGCACTGTGGGCAGTGGCAACCATTTCATTGATTTGTTTGAGGACGAGAAAGGCTTTCTCTGGATTGGCGTGCACTTCGGGTCAAGGGGCTTTGGGCACAAGACCGCCTCAGGCTTTATTGCCATGTCACAGGGTCTTTCGTTTTTTGACAAAGCCAAAGAAGGGCCTATGGACGGCCCGCCCATCTTGTTCGACATCCACTCAGAACTGGGCCAGGACTACATCTCGGCCATGGGCCTGGCGGGAGAATACGCCTATGCCGGGCGCGACGTGGTGGTGGAGAAGGTGCTGGAGATTCTAGGCGCGCAGAGCACCGAACTTATCCATAACCACCACAACTTCGCGTGGTTTGAGAAGCATCAGGGTGAAGAATACTGGGTGGTTCGCAAAGGCTGTACGCCCGCTTTCCCGGGTCAGAAAGGCTTTATTGGCGCCAACATGCATGACAATTCCGTCATCATTGAAGGTGTGGAAAGTGAGCTTTCCATCAGAGGCTTGTACTCCACGGTGCACGGCGCGGGCAGGGTCATGAGCAGACGCGCCGCCGCCGGTAAAACCAAATGGATACGCGATAGGAGAGGCGTCAAGCGCAAGACCATCATCTCGCCGGGTCTCATAGATTTTGACCAGGTGCAGATGCGCATGAAAGCCCGCAAAATAGAACTACGCGGTGCCGGCGCAGATGAAGCCCCAGAGGCCTACAAGAAACTGGAAGACGTCCTCCAATACCAAGGCAACACCATCAAAGTCCTGCACACACTTAGACCATTAGGTGTGGCCATGGCCAGTGACGAAGTGTTTGACCCTTACAAGGATTGA
- a CDS encoding GIY-YIG nuclease family protein: MKQHNYFVYITSNPSKTVLYTGVTNDLEARLQQHKDNRGKPDTFAGKFYCYKLLYYERYANVEQAIEREKEIKLLGRQSKEELIKTINPKMGFLYIAS, encoded by the coding sequence ATGAAACAACATAATTACTTCGTCTACATTACTAGTAATCCAAGTAAAACTGTTTTATACACAGGGGTAACCAATGATTTGGAAGCTCGCCTACAGCAACATAAAGACAATAGAGGAAAGCCGGACACTTTCGCTGGTAAATTCTACTGCTATAAATTGTTATACTATGAACGCTATGCCAATGTAGAGCAGGCGATTGAAAGAGAAAAGGAAATAAAGTTGCTGGGTAGGCAATCAAAGGAAGAGTTGATAAAGACAATTAATCCGAAAATGGGTTTCCTTTACATAGCAAGCTGA